In a genomic window of Meriones unguiculatus strain TT.TT164.6M chromosome 8, Bangor_MerUng_6.1, whole genome shotgun sequence:
- the Tmem250 gene encoding transmembrane protein 250: MPVMPIPRRVRSFHGPHTTCLHAACGPVRTSHLARTKYNNFDVYIKTRWLYGFIRFLLYFSCSLFTAALWGALAALFCLQYLGVRVLLRFQLKLSVLLLLLGRRRVDFRLMNELLIYGIHVTMLLVGGLGWCFMVFVDM; this comes from the coding sequence ATGCCGGTCATGCCCATCCCGCGGCGGGTGCGCTCCTTCCATGGCCCGCACACCACCTGCCTGCACGCGGCTTGTGGGCCAGTAAGAACCTCTCACCTGGCTCGCACCAAGTACAACAACTTCGATGTGTACATCAAGACCCGCTGGCTTTACGGCTTTATTCGCTTCCTGCTCTACTTCAGCTGCAGCCTGTTCACAGCAGCCCTCTGGGGTGCGCTGGCCGCGCTCTTCTGCCTGCAGTACCTGGGTGTGCGCGTGCTGCTGCGCTTCCAGCTCAAGCTgtcagtgctgctgctgctgctggggcgCAGGCGCGTGGACTTCCGTCTCATGAACGAGCTGCTCATCTACGGCATCCATGTGACCATGCTGCTGGTTGGGGGTCTGGGCTGGTGCTTCATGGTCTTTGTGGACATGTGA